Proteins found in one Corynebacterium freneyi genomic segment:
- a CDS encoding type I restriction endonuclease subunit R yields MTTAAAKTLEFGFEDAICRQLAERGWLYDREAGSTGFDPQLALHTADALWWLRTRYPDEYVKAVPEHLPASERRLAEDSLIQGLVRSLNRKPTADRTKGGSRGGLMGTLRNGFSHKSMAVGTSATFDGMVSFPPANPMVDTVAKHAELNRLRVIRQVRFDTKSNETIDIVLLVNGVPVVTMELKTDNTQTIDDAETQYKIDREPSRTRPLLQPGRCLVHFAVSNSEVRMTTKLDGKNTRFLPFNQGNDGHAGNPPCADGSETSYLWREVLEREQFLRILQSFAVWKPGSGRGKKAGPGTLIFPRYHQMRAVEAVTADIADKGAGGRYLIQHSAGSGKTMTISWLAHRLVRHYTGTAKTFDSVIVISDRTVLDRNLREDIAMLPASAGLFVPVGTTGGAKSPVLAKALAEGGHIITCTLQTFPEVIRRIGGDGELAARKWCVIADEAHSSQTGSSAAALRRLLAMSVPTGEDDEGIDADDLLAATDAAVATAANITFVAFTATPKAKTVRLFGTKVAGENRWVPFDEYTMAQAIEEGFILDVLTNYSTYDMFIRVRDAMGREDMVDKGDVVSEIVRYAKAHETSIAQKVAVVVEHFRANVAHLLGGQARAMVVTSSRQEAYRWAVEMSKYIENKGWADEFQTLVAFSGSLSIPGVGEVTEVSMNGLSDVETAFKDSDADYRVLIVASKFQTGFDEPRLCAMYVDKVLSGVAAVQTLSRLNRIYPGKSAPMVVDFVNNPAGILDSFKTYYKTAELAGEVDPNALFDLADSLDGAGFYDEDDLDAVAAAYTADDDAIDHEAFRALISPIVAEWTTRLRQARIEGDTDTVDDLLDFRAELRTYVKTWEFLSQIVNFGDPALHKRAILATYLMRNLHVEGKAIVDINGVDVIGVATTPAEVQINLGLADGQGELDVPTFTGASAGEGTATTAAFNEAVDEANDILTRAGIHVSDAATRGFVHRVWGAIAPNASVGALAAENTPEQIAAAPGFTEAIEEAIVTVMQEDRSIEEFFLVNHGSMGALRGVLAHLAYVAAHELAE; encoded by the coding sequence ATGACCACCGCCGCCGCCAAGACCCTGGAATTCGGCTTCGAGGACGCCATCTGCCGCCAGCTCGCCGAACGCGGGTGGCTCTATGACCGCGAAGCCGGTTCCACCGGGTTCGACCCGCAATTGGCCCTGCACACCGCCGACGCTCTCTGGTGGTTGCGGACCCGCTACCCCGACGAGTACGTCAAGGCAGTGCCCGAGCATTTGCCGGCCTCTGAACGTCGGCTGGCTGAAGATTCGCTCATCCAGGGGCTGGTCCGCTCACTGAACCGTAAGCCCACCGCCGATCGGACCAAGGGCGGCTCCCGCGGCGGACTCATGGGAACCCTGCGCAACGGCTTCTCCCACAAATCGATGGCCGTGGGTACCTCGGCGACATTCGACGGAATGGTGTCGTTTCCGCCGGCCAACCCGATGGTCGACACCGTCGCAAAGCACGCGGAACTCAACCGGCTTCGTGTGATCCGGCAGGTACGGTTCGACACCAAGTCGAACGAGACCATCGACATCGTGCTGCTGGTCAACGGCGTGCCCGTGGTGACGATGGAGCTGAAAACCGACAACACCCAGACCATCGACGACGCCGAAACCCAATACAAGATCGACCGCGAACCGTCGCGTACCCGCCCTTTGTTGCAGCCCGGCCGGTGCCTGGTCCACTTCGCCGTGTCCAACTCCGAAGTCCGCATGACCACGAAGTTGGACGGCAAAAACACCCGCTTCCTGCCCTTCAACCAAGGCAACGACGGCCACGCCGGCAACCCGCCGTGCGCCGACGGCTCGGAAACCTCCTACCTATGGCGCGAAGTGCTCGAACGCGAGCAGTTCCTGCGCATCCTGCAATCCTTCGCGGTATGGAAGCCCGGCTCCGGCCGCGGCAAAAAGGCCGGCCCCGGCACGCTCATCTTCCCGCGCTACCACCAGATGCGGGCCGTCGAAGCCGTCACCGCTGACATCGCCGACAAGGGTGCCGGCGGCCGCTACCTCATCCAGCACTCGGCCGGGTCCGGCAAGACCATGACCATCTCCTGGCTCGCCCACCGGCTCGTCCGCCACTACACGGGGACGGCCAAGACATTCGACTCGGTCATCGTCATCTCCGACCGCACCGTGCTCGACCGCAACCTGCGCGAAGACATCGCCATGCTGCCGGCATCGGCCGGCCTGTTCGTCCCCGTGGGCACCACCGGCGGGGCAAAATCCCCCGTGCTGGCCAAGGCACTGGCCGAAGGCGGGCACATCATCACCTGCACCCTGCAGACCTTCCCCGAAGTCATCCGACGCATCGGCGGCGACGGCGAACTCGCCGCCCGCAAATGGTGCGTCATCGCCGACGAAGCCCACTCCTCCCAGACCGGCAGCTCCGCCGCGGCCCTGCGCCGCCTGCTGGCAATGTCCGTACCCACCGGTGAAGACGACGAAGGCATCGACGCCGATGACCTGCTCGCCGCCACCGACGCCGCCGTCGCAACCGCCGCCAACATCACCTTCGTCGCCTTTACCGCAACCCCCAAGGCGAAGACCGTGCGCCTGTTCGGCACCAAGGTCGCCGGTGAGAACCGCTGGGTGCCATTCGACGAATACACCATGGCCCAGGCCATCGAAGAGGGGTTCATCCTCGACGTCCTGACCAACTACTCGACCTACGACATGTTCATCCGCGTCAGGGATGCGATGGGGCGCGAAGACATGGTGGACAAGGGCGACGTCGTCAGCGAAATCGTCCGCTACGCAAAGGCCCACGAAACGTCGATTGCCCAGAAGGTCGCCGTCGTCGTCGAGCACTTCCGCGCAAACGTCGCCCACCTGCTCGGCGGGCAGGCACGCGCAATGGTGGTGACGTCATCGCGCCAGGAGGCGTACCGCTGGGCAGTGGAGATGTCGAAGTACATCGAAAACAAGGGCTGGGCCGACGAATTCCAGACTCTCGTCGCGTTTTCCGGGTCGCTTTCCATCCCCGGCGTCGGCGAGGTCACCGAAGTGTCCATGAACGGCCTGTCGGATGTGGAGACCGCGTTCAAGGACAGCGACGCCGACTACCGGGTGCTCATCGTCGCCTCGAAGTTCCAGACCGGCTTCGACGAGCCGCGACTGTGCGCCATGTACGTCGACAAGGTCCTCTCCGGCGTCGCCGCCGTGCAGACGCTGTCGCGGCTCAACCGGATCTATCCGGGCAAATCCGCGCCGATGGTCGTCGACTTCGTCAACAACCCCGCCGGCATCCTCGACTCGTTCAAGACGTATTACAAGACCGCCGAACTCGCCGGAGAGGTCGACCCCAATGCGCTGTTCGACCTCGCCGACTCGCTCGATGGCGCCGGATTCTACGACGAAGATGACCTCGATGCCGTCGCCGCTGCCTACACCGCCGACGACGACGCCATCGACCACGAAGCGTTCCGCGCGCTCATCTCCCCCATCGTCGCCGAATGGACGACCCGGCTCCGCCAGGCCCGGATCGAAGGCGACACCGACACCGTCGATGATCTGCTGGATTTCCGCGCCGAACTGCGCACCTACGTGAAGACCTGGGAGTTCCTGTCGCAAATCGTCAACTTCGGCGACCCCGCCCTGCACAAACGCGCCATCCTGGCGACGTACCTCATGCGCAACCTCCACGTCGAGGGTAAGGCCATCGTCGACATCAACGGCGTCGACGTCATCGGGGTGGCGACCACCCCGGCCGAAGTCCAAATCAACCTGGGACTGGCAGATGGGCAGGGCGAGCTGGACGTGCCCACGTTCACCGGAGCGTCCGCAGGCGAGGGAACGGCGACCACTGCCGCGTTCAACGAAGCCGTCGACGAAGCCAACGACATTCTGACCCGCGCCGGCATTCATGTCTCTGACGCGGCGACTCGTGGATTCGTTCATCGGGTGTGGGGCGCAATCGCACCCAACGCATCGGTCGGCGCACTGGCCGCCGAGAACACACCGGAGCAAATCGCCGCAGCCCCAGGTTTCACGGAAGCCATCGAAGAGGCCATCGTGACAGTTATGCAGGAGGACCGCTCAATCGAGGAGTTCTTCTTAGTCAACCACGGATCCATGGGAGCGCTGAGGGGCGTGTTGGCACACCTGGCCTACGTGGCGGCCCACGAGCTGGCTGAATAA
- a CDS encoding restriction endonuclease subunit S → MNTPSKWPFVTNGLIFGMSAGDSIPAKDVGSDGPFPLFGSNGIRGYVTKTNQEEPTLLVGRQGSVGTVHATNGPCWVSEHALRVCPRMPVEIRWLAYSLISARLADLSHGTAQPGISAGAVLREKIPLPDLPTQRRIADYLDRETAQIDAMAGALDGLVAQLEERRVAAIENATHALSESSDGIPHGWVFIPFKWAVEAHFPGDWGGDPGTNDTDRLCVRVADFDRTSGTVGGDVPTLRSYTTRSANERHLRTHDLLLEKSGGTPKNPVGRVVLYTGRPGRMTTNFVQCIRLNADHESRFWHYVFLAAYKTRFTNVHVRQTTGIQNLDIGGFFDEKFACPPLDEQRRIADYLDAETAKIDAMIAKAGELRALLDERRSALITATVTGQHPVPEEH, encoded by the coding sequence ATGAACACTCCCAGCAAATGGCCGTTTGTGACCAACGGCCTGATCTTCGGAATGTCCGCAGGGGATTCTATTCCTGCTAAAGATGTGGGAAGCGATGGCCCTTTCCCATTGTTTGGAAGCAATGGAATCCGCGGGTACGTAACTAAAACCAATCAGGAAGAGCCGACACTCCTTGTCGGTCGGCAAGGCAGCGTCGGGACTGTCCACGCAACGAATGGACCGTGCTGGGTTTCTGAACATGCTCTTCGCGTCTGCCCGCGTATGCCGGTCGAAATTCGATGGCTCGCCTATTCCCTGATTAGCGCACGCCTAGCAGATCTATCCCACGGTACTGCCCAGCCTGGGATTTCAGCCGGCGCTGTCCTTCGAGAGAAAATCCCCCTCCCCGACCTCCCTACTCAGCGCCGCATCGCCGACTACCTGGACCGGGAGACCGCACAGATTGACGCGATGGCCGGGGCGCTCGATGGGCTCGTGGCCCAACTTGAGGAGCGACGAGTTGCTGCCATTGAGAATGCAACACACGCGCTTTCCGAGTCCTCCGATGGCATTCCTCATGGATGGGTTTTTATACCATTCAAATGGGCAGTCGAGGCTCATTTCCCAGGAGACTGGGGAGGCGATCCTGGGACAAACGACACTGATAGACTGTGTGTGCGAGTTGCAGATTTCGACAGAACTTCCGGCACCGTTGGCGGCGACGTTCCAACATTAAGGTCGTACACGACCCGAAGCGCCAATGAGCGCCACCTTCGTACGCACGACCTACTTCTAGAAAAATCCGGCGGCACCCCAAAGAATCCAGTTGGACGCGTTGTTCTATACACGGGAAGACCCGGCCGAATGACCACGAACTTCGTTCAGTGCATCCGGCTGAATGCTGACCATGAATCTCGATTCTGGCATTACGTGTTCTTGGCTGCCTATAAGACACGATTCACTAACGTTCACGTTCGGCAGACGACTGGAATCCAGAATCTTGACATAGGGGGCTTCTTCGACGAGAAGTTCGCTTGCCCTCCCCTCGACGAGCAGCGCCGCATCGCCGACTACCTCGACGCGGAGACCGCCAAGATTGACGCGATGATCGCCAAGGCCGGCGAGCTCCGCGCCCTGCTCGACGAGCGCCGCAGCGCACTCATTACCGCCACCGTCACCGGACAGCACCCCGTTCCCGAGGAGCACTAA
- a CDS encoding type I restriction-modification system subunit M: protein MAPSQAQLDHARKTTYTAVWDTADKYLRSVVEPEEYGDYIIPFVVLRRLECILADSKAEVLEFIDANTKGGTVDVAPAIMDLRIRTSFGLRFYNTSPLDLGTIGGTDDSVAESLKAYVAAFSSSIADIWDSFKFNDKVATLARAGRLYGVVNHFANIDLHPDRMPDTAMGDLFEDVMYRAFNTKGKGAGAFYTPRDAIELMVSILLSSDDEGLQGAAPSRTIYDPAAGTGGMLLVARRALEELNSNMQVSLHGQELMDFSYGIGKADLLIQGGNPDSIRHGNTLTDDRYAGQTFDYVLTNPPYGSDWSADYESVVEEAAVEGSRFSHGLPAKSDGQMLFLSHVAHKLTPAHGETGGGRAGVVMNGSPLFTGAPGSGPDSIRRWLLDDDLVDAIIALPTDMFYGTNIATYIWILDTNKEPRRRGKIQLIDATDMWEPMRKGMGFKRRELSPDNRRDITRAYDAFEDSDISRILTADDLGFRDVPVYRQRRLAVQVTDAAVESALSHKAAKPEHEAVIRAVNGTEYNDLPNTLKFEATKAKLKMPVGLIDAIMAAVGVDDPEAAPSVDRKGNPVVVPGSDMVERIPLTEDVDEHMAREVLPFAPEAIWDRDKEKIGYEIPFTRIFYVPKPVRSLEEIDADVAKAMDELAAMFKEVRE, encoded by the coding sequence GTGGCCCCGTCCCAGGCACAGCTTGACCACGCCCGCAAGACCACCTACACCGCAGTGTGGGATACCGCAGACAAGTACCTGCGCAGCGTGGTCGAGCCGGAGGAGTACGGCGATTACATCATCCCGTTCGTCGTGCTGCGCCGGCTCGAGTGCATCCTGGCCGATTCGAAGGCCGAGGTGCTGGAGTTCATCGACGCCAACACCAAGGGCGGCACGGTCGACGTTGCCCCGGCCATCATGGATCTGCGCATCCGCACGTCATTCGGCCTGCGCTTCTACAACACGTCCCCACTTGACCTGGGCACGATCGGCGGCACGGATGATTCGGTGGCGGAGTCGCTGAAGGCGTATGTTGCGGCGTTTTCCTCCTCGATCGCCGATATTTGGGATTCGTTCAAGTTCAACGACAAGGTCGCCACGCTCGCCCGCGCGGGCCGTCTCTACGGGGTCGTCAATCATTTCGCGAACATCGACTTGCACCCGGACCGGATGCCGGACACGGCGATGGGTGATTTGTTCGAGGACGTCATGTACCGGGCGTTCAACACGAAGGGCAAGGGCGCGGGTGCGTTCTATACCCCGCGTGATGCCATCGAGCTGATGGTCAGCATTTTGTTGTCGTCGGACGATGAAGGCCTGCAGGGGGCGGCCCCGTCTCGCACGATCTACGATCCTGCGGCGGGCACTGGCGGCATGCTCCTGGTTGCGCGCCGCGCGTTGGAGGAGCTGAACTCGAACATGCAGGTGTCGCTGCATGGCCAGGAGTTGATGGATTTCTCCTACGGCATCGGCAAGGCCGACTTGCTCATTCAGGGCGGCAATCCGGATTCCATCCGGCACGGGAACACGTTGACCGACGACAGGTACGCGGGCCAAACATTCGACTATGTCCTGACCAACCCGCCGTACGGCTCCGACTGGTCGGCCGACTACGAGTCGGTCGTCGAGGAGGCCGCGGTCGAGGGTTCGCGGTTCTCCCATGGCCTGCCGGCGAAGTCGGATGGGCAGATGCTGTTTCTGTCGCATGTGGCCCATAAGCTCACGCCGGCCCACGGGGAAACGGGTGGTGGTCGCGCCGGCGTGGTCATGAATGGGTCCCCGTTGTTCACGGGTGCGCCTGGGTCCGGGCCGGATTCGATTCGTCGGTGGTTGCTTGACGACGACCTCGTCGACGCCATCATCGCCCTGCCCACGGACATGTTCTATGGCACGAACATCGCCACGTACATCTGGATTCTCGACACGAACAAGGAGCCGCGGCGCCGCGGCAAGATTCAGCTCATCGATGCCACCGACATGTGGGAGCCGATGCGCAAGGGCATGGGCTTCAAGCGTCGTGAACTGTCGCCGGACAATCGCCGCGACATCACTCGCGCCTATGACGCCTTCGAGGATTCGGACATCTCCCGCATCCTCACCGCCGACGACCTGGGTTTTCGTGATGTGCCGGTTTACCGCCAGCGCCGCCTGGCTGTGCAGGTCACCGATGCCGCAGTTGAATCCGCACTGTCCCATAAGGCGGCGAAGCCGGAGCATGAAGCAGTTATCCGTGCCGTGAATGGCACCGAGTACAACGACCTGCCGAACACCCTCAAGTTCGAGGCAACGAAGGCCAAGCTCAAGATGCCGGTGGGCCTCATCGACGCGATCATGGCAGCCGTGGGCGTCGACGACCCCGAGGCCGCACCGTCGGTCGACCGCAAGGGCAATCCGGTGGTCGTCCCCGGCTCGGACATGGTCGAGCGCATCCCGCTGACCGAGGACGTCGACGAGCACATGGCCCGCGAAGTGCTGCCGTTCGCCCCGGAGGCGATTTGGGACCGAGACAAAGAAAAGATCGGCTACGAGATCCCCTTCACCCGCATCTTCTACGTCCCCAAACCTGTCCGGTCGCTGGAGGAGATCGACGCCGACGTCGCGAAAGCCATGGACGAACTGGCGGCGATGTTCAAGGAGGTGCGGGAATGA
- a CDS encoding GIY-YIG nuclease family protein, translating into MTGKQVRLFLVDGTVGGLMTAEILNWTGHMLRGRRSELGEIKRREEAKRTGVYILFGTDEEDQPAAYIGEGDFVANRLDQHNIHKDFWKDVVIITSKDMNLTKAHVRYLESELIRLAQNIGRFKLLNGNAPTGGAALPEADESDMKYFISQIQILMPVLGFDIFRGRPKAAATKPDSASTAVKSATPTVDVDATEVTASPDSPVFHMTTRDGCDAKAQLIDGEFTMLEGSIINGMMKDNPAMADTTRKQFNARQPLHAKVVAISTPGPRPHLVTLQKDFVFTSASAAAAVVYGRASANGRTTWQTASRETFGDWERRQSE; encoded by the coding sequence ATGACCGGCAAGCAAGTGCGCCTCTTCCTCGTCGATGGAACCGTCGGGGGCTTGATGACGGCGGAGATCCTCAATTGGACCGGGCACATGCTCCGGGGCCGCCGAAGCGAACTGGGCGAAATCAAACGCCGGGAAGAAGCCAAGCGGACTGGCGTCTACATCCTCTTCGGGACCGACGAAGAAGACCAGCCTGCGGCATACATCGGCGAGGGGGACTTCGTCGCAAACCGCCTCGACCAACACAACATCCACAAGGACTTCTGGAAGGACGTCGTCATCATCACGTCCAAGGACATGAACCTGACCAAAGCCCATGTCCGTTATCTGGAGTCGGAACTGATCAGGCTTGCCCAGAACATCGGACGGTTCAAGCTGCTCAATGGCAATGCTCCGACTGGTGGAGCGGCTTTGCCCGAAGCCGATGAATCCGACATGAAATACTTCATCAGCCAGATCCAGATCCTGATGCCCGTTCTCGGCTTCGACATTTTCCGTGGCCGCCCGAAAGCGGCAGCCACAAAGCCCGACTCGGCGTCCACAGCCGTAAAGTCGGCCACCCCCACGGTCGATGTGGATGCAACCGAGGTTACCGCGTCTCCGGACAGTCCCGTGTTCCATATGACGACACGTGACGGTTGCGACGCGAAGGCTCAGCTCATCGACGGTGAGTTCACCATGCTTGAGGGTTCAATCATCAACGGGATGATGAAAGACAACCCAGCTATGGCGGATACAACTCGAAAGCAGTTCAATGCACGGCAACCGCTTCATGCGAAGGTCGTCGCCATCAGTACTCCTGGTCCTCGCCCGCATCTGGTTACGCTCCAGAAAGATTTCGTGTTCACGTCCGCGTCAGCTGCCGCTGCCGTGGTGTACGGCCGAGCCAGCGCCAACGGCCGAACCACGTGGCAGACCGCATCGAGGGAAACCTTCGGTGACTGGGAGCGGCGCCAATCCGAGTGA
- a CDS encoding ISL3 family transposase, producing MPDSTSLIADTIIRTVELGLTITGAAIDERHTWITCRPVEQDASCPACGMKGRLRDHRIRELVDLPVVGHPTRLRIRLPRFTCTNTACATKIFQQQLVCAKRKAKLTDRCTRWILQRLAIDRMSVAAISKSLDIGWDLVNQVALEQAWELIYADPTHLAGVRVLGVDEHKWKHRRGDGTPGFVTVIVDLTPNVDGTGPARLLDMVPGRSAEVLRRWLAAREKSFRDRVKVVAMDGFAGYHTATTEQLPKARKVMDPFHVVHLAADKLTMTRQRIQQDTCGHRGRSGDPLYGVRRILLTRMGLLTDRQKAKLDAVFADERHTAVDVTHWTYQDIIAAYEHPDRRVGKRWMYKIMCRIRKDLPAGVQELGQLGRTMWKRRAEILAYFDTGASNGPVEAINGRLEHLRGIALGFRNLNHYILRSLIHSGGFQAKINAL from the coding sequence ATGCCCGATTCTACGTCTCTTATTGCTGACACCATCATCCGGACCGTTGAACTCGGCCTGACCATCACGGGCGCCGCGATCGATGAGCGCCACACGTGGATCACCTGCCGCCCGGTGGAACAGGATGCCTCCTGCCCGGCCTGCGGGATGAAAGGCCGGCTGCGTGATCACCGGATCCGTGAACTCGTGGACCTGCCCGTCGTCGGGCATCCCACCCGGTTACGGATCCGGCTACCCCGTTTCACCTGCACCAACACCGCCTGTGCGACAAAGATCTTTCAACAGCAACTCGTGTGCGCGAAGCGGAAAGCCAAGCTCACCGACCGCTGCACCCGCTGGATCCTCCAGCGCCTGGCGATTGACCGCATGAGCGTTGCCGCGATCTCGAAGTCCCTGGACATCGGCTGGGATCTGGTCAACCAGGTAGCCCTCGAACAGGCCTGGGAGCTGATCTACGCTGATCCCACCCACCTGGCCGGAGTCCGCGTCCTGGGGGTGGACGAGCACAAATGGAAACACCGCCGCGGCGACGGTACTCCCGGTTTCGTCACCGTCATCGTCGACCTGACGCCGAACGTGGACGGCACCGGGCCCGCCCGGCTGTTGGACATGGTGCCGGGCAGATCCGCTGAGGTGCTGCGCCGCTGGCTCGCCGCCCGGGAGAAGTCCTTCCGCGACCGGGTGAAAGTCGTGGCGATGGACGGATTCGCCGGCTACCACACCGCCACCACCGAGCAGCTGCCGAAGGCGAGGAAGGTGATGGACCCGTTCCACGTCGTGCACCTGGCCGCCGACAAGCTGACTATGACCCGGCAGCGGATCCAACAGGACACCTGTGGGCATCGCGGCCGGTCAGGGGATCCCTTGTACGGGGTGCGTCGGATCCTGCTAACCCGGATGGGACTGCTGACCGACAGGCAGAAAGCGAAGCTGGACGCGGTGTTCGCTGATGAGCGGCACACGGCTGTGGATGTCACGCACTGGACGTATCAGGACATCATCGCAGCCTATGAGCATCCTGACCGTCGGGTCGGGAAGAGGTGGATGTACAAAATCATGTGCCGGATCCGGAAAGATCTTCCCGCCGGGGTCCAGGAGCTGGGGCAGTTGGGCCGGACGATGTGGAAACGACGGGCCGAGATCCTCGCGTACTTCGACACCGGCGCTTCCAATGGCCCCGTCGAGGCCATCAACGGACGGTTGGAGCACCTGCGTGGCATCGCACTCGGGTTCAGGAACCTCAACCACTACATCTTGCGGTCACTGATCCACTCCGGAGGGTTCCAGGCCAAGATCAACGCACTCTAA
- a CDS encoding RNase H family protein: MLATIHVASATTATAAIMCGELRISHPGLQDWVLTRIECDRHEHPSQPAAWATPEERQKFANARNAALTRRAIADRARIAVDLAGHLAAIQAVHGRVVVDIPDAMVAAAVGTLPFGLERFSGNLGVVDGARRSVYRSVDGQLEDEKERVGRIEAEEARNREPLRIASDASRGRRGAAGIAWVTAEGRHATRMVDVSAVAEAEFLAIKSAIDDAVSREPGRKIVILSDSRKALGALTGKWLPQWATGKRLAQLNQTRAHIRDHGIQLKWVRGHAGDPLNELADRLAVHRRRCTDCRLTAEVIADREVRIIADGFADDSAGAPAAAA, translated from the coding sequence GTGCTCGCGACGATCCACGTGGCGTCGGCAACGACCGCCACTGCCGCCATCATGTGCGGCGAGCTCCGCATCAGCCATCCGGGACTGCAGGATTGGGTGCTGACCCGGATCGAGTGCGACCGCCACGAACACCCCTCCCAGCCGGCGGCGTGGGCGACGCCGGAGGAACGGCAGAAATTCGCCAACGCCAGGAACGCGGCGCTGACCCGAAGGGCCATCGCCGACCGGGCGCGCATCGCCGTGGATTTGGCCGGTCACCTGGCGGCGATCCAGGCGGTGCATGGCCGCGTCGTCGTGGACATCCCCGACGCCATGGTGGCCGCGGCGGTCGGCACGCTGCCCTTCGGGCTGGAACGGTTCTCCGGGAACCTCGGGGTGGTGGATGGGGCCCGTCGCAGCGTCTATCGCTCCGTCGACGGACAGCTCGAAGACGAAAAGGAGCGCGTCGGGCGCATCGAAGCCGAAGAAGCACGCAACCGGGAACCCCTGCGCATCGCCAGCGACGCCTCCCGCGGCCGGAGGGGAGCCGCCGGCATCGCCTGGGTCACCGCCGAGGGCCGCCACGCCACCCGCATGGTCGACGTCAGTGCGGTCGCGGAAGCCGAGTTCCTCGCCATCAAGTCCGCCATCGACGACGCCGTCTCCCGCGAGCCGGGCCGAAAGATTGTCATCCTCTCCGATTCGCGGAAGGCTCTCGGCGCTCTGACGGGTAAGTGGCTGCCGCAGTGGGCCACCGGCAAGCGACTGGCGCAGCTGAATCAGACGCGCGCCCACATCCGCGACCACGGCATCCAGCTGAAGTGGGTGCGCGGCCATGCGGGTGATCCGCTCAACGAACTCGCCGACCGGCTCGCCGTCCACCGCCGCCGATGCACCGACTGCCGCCTCACCGCCGAGGTCATCGCCGACCGTGAGGTGCGAATCATCGCCGATGGCTTTGCCGACGACTCGGCGGGCGCCCCGGCGGCGGCCGCCTGA
- a CDS encoding MFS transporter: MASTSKRPTPKRSDSARPTPKSPVTAALLSTPLLFAAVIAVAVNLRAGISSVGPVLEETLAAFGAGASQAGLITAMPGFLFALMGLGAVPVAMRLGLTRTIALGAALTFTGLAARPWVGAMSVFIVLTGFVVAGIAVANVLLPAWIKRHGGRHVVALMTAYGALLGLSGAVGPLSALAFSGDHAWQWALAVWAVPAAVQVVVWVVVVVKLGNDAPRPGQATADRDPALEVSMWRSPTALFLLVFFGLQSMNAYVQMGWLPQIYRDNGASAATGTIALALVGGLNVIGGLVMPMLIARARTLTPFVVVFAVATAGGYLGLLLDDAHLPLLWALLLGVGGFCFPTAIALIPARSRSHVITAKLSGFVQPYGYLMAGTGPILVGAAYGATGQWREILIALVASAVLMGVIGVRAAAPTTIDDELAARARPASGRP; encoded by the coding sequence ATGGCCTCCACATCCAAGCGCCCCACCCCCAAGCGCTCCGACTCGGCGCGCCCCACCCCGAAGAGCCCCGTCACGGCAGCCCTGCTGTCGACCCCGCTGCTGTTCGCCGCCGTCATCGCGGTGGCGGTCAACTTGCGCGCCGGCATTTCGTCGGTGGGCCCGGTGCTGGAGGAAACCCTCGCCGCATTCGGGGCCGGTGCGTCGCAGGCGGGGCTGATCACGGCGATGCCCGGATTCCTGTTCGCGCTGATGGGCCTTGGTGCGGTGCCCGTGGCAATGCGGCTGGGTCTGACGCGAACCATCGCGCTGGGCGCCGCGCTGACGTTCACGGGACTGGCCGCGCGGCCCTGGGTGGGCGCGATGTCGGTGTTCATCGTGCTCACCGGCTTCGTCGTCGCGGGCATCGCGGTGGCCAACGTCCTGCTGCCGGCATGGATCAAACGGCACGGCGGCCGGCACGTCGTGGCCCTGATGACGGCCTACGGCGCCCTGCTCGGCCTGTCCGGCGCCGTCGGCCCCTTGAGCGCGCTGGCATTCTCCGGCGACCACGCATGGCAGTGGGCGCTGGCCGTGTGGGCGGTGCCGGCGGCGGTGCAGGTCGTGGTGTGGGTGGTGGTCGTCGTAAAGCTCGGCAACGACGCACCCCGCCCCGGCCAGGCCACCGCCGACCGCGACCCGGCCCTCGAGGTGTCCATGTGGCGCTCGCCGACGGCGCTGTTCCTGCTGGTGTTCTTCGGCCTGCAGTCGATGAACGCCTACGTCCAGATGGGCTGGCTGCCGCAGATCTACCGCGACAACGGCGCCTCCGCGGCGACCGGCACGATCGCGTTGGCGCTGGTCGGCGGCCTCAACGTCATCGGCGGGCTGGTCATGCCGATGCTCATCGCACGCGCCCGCACGCTCACCCCGTTCGTCGTCGTCTTCGCCGTCGCCACCGCAGGCGGTTACCTGGGACTGTTGCTTGACGACGCCCACCTGCCCCTCCTATGGGCCCTCCTCCTCGGTGTCGGCGGATTCTGCTTCCCCACGGCGATCGCCCTCATCCCGGCGCGCAGCCGCTCGCACGTGATCACGGCGAAACTGTCCGGATTCGTCCAGCCCTACGGGTACCTGATGGCCGGGACGGGGCCCATCCTGGTCGGGGCGGCGTACGGTGCGACGGGGCAGTGGCGGGAGATTCTCATCGCGCTCGTCGCCAGCGCGGTGCTCATGGGCGTCATCGGCGTACGCGCCGCCGCACCCACCACCATCGACGACGAACTCGCCGCCAGGGCCCGCCCCGCGTCCGGCCGACCCTGA